The Streptococcus sp. 29896 genome includes a region encoding these proteins:
- the secG gene encoding preprotein translocase subunit SecG → MYQVLLAILLILSVILIAVIFIQPAKNQSSNVFDAGTGALFERSKARGFEAVMQRITAILVAIWMLVALALVVISSTGM, encoded by the coding sequence ATGTATCAAGTATTATTAGCCATTCTTTTGATTTTATCTGTTATTTTGATTGCGGTGATTTTTATTCAGCCAGCAAAAAACCAGTCTAGCAACGTTTTTGATGCTGGGACAGGTGCACTATTTGAACGTTCTAAGGCGCGTGGTTTCGAAGCAGTGATGCAACGTATTACCGCTATTCTGGTAGCAATTTGGATGTTGGTTGCCCTAGCCTTGGTTGTTATTTCAAGTACAGGTATGTAA
- the rpmG gene encoding 50S ribosomal protein L33, translated as MRVKINLQCSECGSKNYLTSKNSKTHPGKIEVLKYCPKERKVTLHIETK; from the coding sequence GTGAGAGTTAAAATCAATTTGCAATGTTCGGAGTGTGGTAGTAAAAATTACCTGACTAGTAAGAACTCCAAAACCCATCCAGGAAAGATAGAAGTCCTTAAATACTGCCCAAAGGAGAGAAAAGTAACCCTTCATATTGAAACTAAATAG
- a CDS encoding multidrug efflux MFS transporter produces the protein MDEASHYWQRNLKVAWLGNFLTGVSFTLVMPFISVFVEELGVGAGQVEYYAGLAVSANALAAAVMAPIWGSLADRYGRKPMMVRAAFAMIFTMGGMAFVPNVFWLIVLRVLNGMFTGYIPNATALIASQVPKDKTGYALGTLSTGAVAGNLIGPTLGGILAEMVGVHTVFLLVGLLYALVVVLTVFYIREDFTPVKKEEALSVKEVFAQVKDRQMLVGLFVTSMVIIAAAQAVVPILTLYVRHLGQTDNLLFVAGFIISLPGMASLVTSGYLGKIGDKIGNHRLLLMALVYSLLINILCVFAQNPFQLGLLRFLYGFGTGALLPSVNSLLTKLTPKEGISRIFSYNQIFNNMGSVIGPMLGSSVAGQLGYDWVFYLSSGLVLFNLVWSVINFRNYLKVREI, from the coding sequence ATGGACGAGGCTAGTCATTATTGGCAGCGAAATTTGAAGGTGGCCTGGTTGGGCAACTTCTTAACGGGTGTCAGTTTTACCCTGGTTATGCCCTTTATCTCGGTCTTCGTAGAGGAGTTGGGAGTGGGAGCGGGTCAGGTGGAATACTATGCAGGGCTGGCGGTGTCGGCCAATGCCTTGGCAGCAGCGGTCATGGCACCAATCTGGGGAAGTTTGGCAGACCGCTATGGACGTAAGCCCATGATGGTAAGAGCGGCCTTTGCCATGATTTTTACCATGGGTGGTATGGCCTTTGTGCCTAATGTTTTTTGGTTGATTGTTCTGCGTGTCCTGAACGGAATGTTTACAGGCTATATTCCTAATGCAACAGCCTTGATTGCCAGTCAGGTACCTAAGGACAAGACAGGCTATGCTCTGGGGACCTTGTCAACGGGTGCGGTTGCTGGAAACTTAATTGGCCCAACGCTGGGAGGGATTCTGGCGGAAATGGTTGGTGTGCATACAGTCTTTCTTTTAGTCGGCTTGCTCTATGCCTTAGTGGTTGTGCTGACTGTTTTCTATATTCGGGAGGATTTCACTCCTGTCAAGAAAGAAGAGGCCCTGTCGGTCAAGGAGGTCTTTGCTCAGGTCAAAGATAGGCAGATGTTGGTTGGACTCTTTGTGACCTCGATGGTTATCATCGCAGCGGCTCAGGCTGTGGTACCAATTTTGACCCTTTATGTGCGGCATTTGGGACAGACGGACAATCTCCTTTTTGTAGCTGGCTTTATCATTTCCTTGCCTGGTATGGCATCGCTAGTGACATCAGGATATCTTGGGAAAATAGGTGATAAGATTGGTAATCATAGACTATTGCTAATGGCTTTGGTCTATAGTCTGCTCATCAACATCCTATGTGTCTTTGCTCAAAATCCCTTCCAACTAGGTCTTTTGCGGTTCCTCTATGGATTTGGAACAGGGGCCCTATTGCCTTCGGTCAATTCCCTTTTGACAAAGCTGACGCCTAAGGAGGGGATTTCCAGGATATTTTCTTATAATCAGATTTTTAACAATATGGGGTCTGTTATTGGGCCCATGCTGGGGTCAAGTGTAGCAGGTCAACTGGGTTATGATTGGGTATTTTATTTGTCCAGTGGCCTTGTTCTCTTCAATCTGGTTTGGTCTGTCATCAATTTTAGAAACTATTTGAAAGTAAGGGAGATCTAG
- the coaE gene encoding dephospho-CoA kinase (Dephospho-CoA kinase (CoaE) performs the final step in coenzyme A biosynthesis.), whose product MAKVIGLTGGIASGKSTVTAFLREQGYPVIDADAVVHDLQAKGGKLYQVLLAEFGEAILSADGSLDRAKLGQAVFADSKLRARLSELQDQIIRQELLTRRDALKQTVPVVFMDIPLLYEADYSGEVDEVWLVYVDRAQQLERLMNRNNLSVQDAENRLTAQLSLEEKRSQAQVVIDNSGAVEATLGQVAQLLEEMKDGRG is encoded by the coding sequence ATGGCTAAAGTTATCGGTTTAACAGGCGGTATCGCTTCAGGAAAATCAACGGTTACAGCTTTTTTGCGAGAACAGGGCTATCCAGTCATCGATGCGGATGCGGTCGTGCATGACTTGCAGGCCAAGGGGGGAAAACTCTATCAGGTCTTACTTGCTGAGTTTGGGGAAGCTATCCTGTCAGCTGATGGCAGTCTAGATAGGGCTAAGCTAGGTCAGGCTGTTTTTGCAGATAGCAAACTGCGGGCTCGTCTGTCTGAACTGCAGGACCAGATTATCAGGCAGGAGCTGTTGACCAGAAGGGATGCCCTCAAGCAGACCGTTCCAGTGGTTTTCATGGATATCCCCCTGCTCTACGAGGCGGATTATAGCGGGGAGGTAGATGAAGTCTGGCTAGTTTATGTCGATAGAGCGCAGCAGTTGGAACGGCTCATGAACCGCAATAACTTGTCCGTTCAAGATGCGGAAAATCGTCTGACTGCGCAGCTTTCTTTAGAGGAAAAACGGTCGCAAGCCCAGGTGGTGATTGACAATAGCGGAGCGGTTGAGGCGACTTTGGGTCAGGTTGCGCAACTTTTGGAGGAAATGAAAGATGGACGAGGCTAG
- the mutM gene encoding DNA-formamidopyrimidine glycosylase: MPELPEVETVRRGLNRLVRGKVIEKVKMTYSPMVKTGVDTFCQDLLGQEILDVDRRGKYLLIYLTDHVLISHLRMEGKYNFFPDQVPANKHFHAFFTFTDGSSLVYQDVRKFGTMELLGKADVEAYFLSRKIGPEPTEADFDLEEFSRRLAKSKKPIKSHLLDQSLVAGLGNIYVDEVLFRAQVHPAQASNQLSAEQVTSLHQATIEVLQLGIEKGGSTIRTYKNALGMDGTMQDYLQVYGKTGQACPRCQTEIVKIKLGGRGTHFCPQCQVKYG, translated from the coding sequence TTGCCCGAATTGCCTGAGGTTGAGACGGTTCGTCGTGGTTTGAATCGGTTGGTTAGAGGAAAGGTCATCGAAAAGGTCAAGATGACCTATTCTCCTATGGTTAAGACTGGTGTGGATACCTTCTGTCAGGATTTGCTTGGTCAGGAAATTCTGGATGTGGACCGGCGTGGCAAGTATCTCTTGATTTACCTGACGGACCATGTCCTCATTTCCCACTTGCGAATGGAAGGTAAGTACAATTTCTTTCCTGACCAGGTGCCTGCCAACAAGCACTTCCATGCCTTTTTTACCTTCACGGACGGCTCAAGCTTGGTTTATCAAGATGTCCGCAAGTTTGGCACCATGGAACTGCTGGGCAAGGCAGATGTGGAAGCCTACTTCCTCAGTCGGAAAATCGGGCCTGAACCGACGGAGGCGGATTTTGACCTAGAAGAATTTTCGAGAAGATTAGCCAAGTCGAAAAAGCCTATTAAGTCACATCTTTTGGACCAGTCTTTGGTGGCTGGTTTGGGAAATATCTATGTAGATGAGGTTCTGTTTAGAGCACAAGTTCATCCTGCTCAAGCAAGTAATCAGCTATCGGCAGAGCAGGTAACTAGCCTCCATCAAGCCACCATAGAAGTTCTGCAACTGGGTATCGAAAAAGGTGGATCAACCATTCGGACCTATAAGAATGCCTTGGGCATGGACGGGACCATGCAGGATTATTTACAAGTTTATGGAAAGACAGGGCAGGCCTGTCCCCGTTGCCAGACAGAGATTGTCAAAATCAAGCTGGGCGGTCGTGGGACACATTTCTGTCCTCAGTGTCAGGTGAAATATGGCTAA
- the era gene encoding GTPase Era — MAFKSGFVAILGRPNVGKSTFLNYVMGQKIAIMSDKAQTTRNKIMGIYTTEEEQIVFIDTPGIHKPKTALGDFMVESAYSTLREVDTVLFMVPADEKRGKGDDMIMERLKQAKVPVILVVNKIDKVHPDQLLEQIDDFRQQMDFKEIVPISATQGNNVNRLVEILKENLDEGFQYFPADQITDHPERFLVSEMIREKVLHLTREEIPHSVAVVIESMKRDEFTDKVHIRATIMVERDSQKGIIIGKQGAMLKKIGSMARRDIELMLGDKVFLETWVKVKKNWRDKKLDLADFGYNEKEY, encoded by the coding sequence ATGGCATTTAAGTCAGGATTTGTGGCGATTTTAGGTCGTCCAAACGTTGGGAAATCAACCTTTCTCAACTATGTAATGGGGCAGAAAATTGCCATCATGAGCGATAAGGCTCAAACAACCCGTAACAAGATTATGGGGATTTATACGACTGAAGAAGAGCAGATTGTCTTCATTGACACACCAGGAATCCACAAGCCCAAGACAGCTTTGGGGGATTTCATGGTGGAGTCTGCTTACAGCACTCTTCGTGAAGTGGATACGGTCCTCTTTATGGTGCCAGCCGATGAGAAGCGAGGCAAGGGTGACGACATGATTATGGAACGCCTTAAACAGGCCAAGGTTCCAGTCATTTTAGTTGTTAACAAGATTGACAAGGTCCATCCAGACCAGCTTTTGGAACAGATTGATGATTTCCGTCAACAGATGGACTTCAAGGAAATTGTGCCAATTTCTGCTACCCAAGGGAACAATGTCAACCGACTCGTAGAAATTCTCAAGGAAAATCTAGATGAAGGTTTCCAATATTTCCCAGCGGACCAAATCACTGACCACCCAGAACGTTTCTTGGTATCTGAGATGATTCGAGAGAAGGTTCTACACCTGACTCGTGAGGAAATTCCGCACTCTGTTGCCGTTGTCATCGAGTCCATGAAACGCGATGAATTTACCGACAAGGTCCATATCCGAGCGACGATTATGGTTGAGCGTGATAGCCAGAAAGGCATCATCATCGGCAAGCAAGGAGCCATGCTCAAGAAAATCGGCTCCATGGCCCGTCGTGATATTGAATTGATGTTGGGCGACAAAGTCTTCCTCGAAACTTGGGTCAAAGTCAAGAAAAACTGGCGAGACAAAAAACTCGACCTCGCCGATTTTGGCTATAATGAGAAAGAGTATTAG
- a CDS encoding diacylglycerol kinase family protein: protein MDLQENKSQKKWKNRDLVASLEFATTGLFTAFKEERNMRKHVVSAILVILAGLIFQVSITEWLFLLLSVCLVIAFEIVNSAIENVVDLASDYHFSMLAKNAKDMAAGAVLFVSGFAVIVGLLIFLPKIWELIF, encoded by the coding sequence ATGGACTTACAAGAGAATAAATCACAGAAAAAATGGAAGAACCGGGACTTGGTGGCCAGTTTAGAATTCGCTACAACCGGTCTGTTTACGGCGTTCAAGGAAGAAAGAAACATGCGCAAACATGTTGTGTCCGCCATTTTGGTCATCCTTGCCGGTCTGATTTTCCAGGTTTCCATTACGGAGTGGCTCTTTTTACTCCTCAGTGTCTGCCTGGTTATCGCATTTGAAATCGTCAACTCCGCCATTGAAAATGTAGTGGATTTGGCTTCGGACTATCATTTTTCCATGTTGGCAAAAAATGCTAAGGACATGGCGGCTGGGGCTGTTTTGTTTGTGTCAGGTTTTGCTGTTATAGTTGGATTGTTGATTTTTCTTCCCAAAATTTGGGAATTGATTTTTTAA
- the ybeY gene encoding rRNA maturation RNase YbeY: MFIEMTDETGQVSAEMQEQIQDLLQYAAKKIGKENKEMAVTFVDNARVHEVNLEYRGIDRPTDVVSLEYKPENEIFFYEEDLLDDPDLAEMMEDFDAYIGELFISIEKAQEQAADYGHSFEREMGFLAVHGFLHINGYDHYTPEEEAEMFGLQEEILTAYGLTRE, encoded by the coding sequence ATGTTTATCGAAATGACAGATGAGACGGGTCAGGTATCTGCTGAGATGCAAGAACAGATTCAAGACTTGCTCCAATACGCTGCTAAAAAAATCGGAAAAGAAAATAAGGAAATGGCTGTGACTTTTGTGGATAACGCGCGTGTTCATGAGGTCAACTTGGAATACCGTGGGATTGATCGCCCAACTGATGTGGTCAGCCTTGAGTATAAGCCTGAAAATGAGATTTTCTTCTATGAAGAAGACTTATTGGATGATCCTGATTTGGCTGAAATGATGGAAGACTTTGATGCTTATATCGGTGAGTTATTCATTTCCATTGAAAAGGCGCAAGAACAGGCTGCTGACTACGGCCATAGTTTTGAGCGGGAAATGGGCTTTTTGGCAGTACATGGTTTTCTGCATATCAATGGCTATGATCACTATACGCCAGAAGAAGAAGCAGAAATGTTTGGTTTGCAAGAAGAAATTTTAACAGCTTATGGACTTACAAGAGAATAA
- a CDS encoding MurR/RpiR family transcriptional regulator, producing the protein MTKLEKMIASYFISLEESPDLSLEKVRRDLHVSASALTRFAKKCGFSGYREFVFGYQNNQQYLVENFEHIQRSLTKRVLIDYEEILHLTNSLVDEDRLEEIATLIDKSKRVYFYGIGSSGLVAMETKTRFMRLGVVCDAVTDSNNLKWTTNILDPSCLVIGLSLSGQTDEIIDNLRIAAQKGVPTALLTSQTVKMDPPIEQIPVASVRHLNYGNRISPQVPLLIMLDILYAYFHAMDKDKKETIFQHTIVE; encoded by the coding sequence ATGACCAAGCTTGAAAAGATGATTGCCTCCTATTTTATCAGCCTCGAAGAAAGCCCTGATCTTTCCTTGGAAAAAGTCCGTAGGGACCTTCATGTCTCTGCTTCTGCCCTGACCCGCTTTGCAAAAAAATGCGGTTTTTCAGGCTACCGTGAATTTGTCTTTGGATACCAAAACAATCAGCAATACCTTGTGGAAAACTTTGAACATATCCAACGAAGCCTCACCAAGCGAGTCTTGATAGACTATGAGGAAATCCTCCACCTCACCAATAGCCTGGTAGATGAGGACCGATTGGAAGAAATTGCGACTCTGATTGACAAGAGCAAACGGGTTTATTTTTACGGAATCGGTAGCTCTGGATTGGTTGCTATGGAAACCAAGACACGCTTTATGCGCTTGGGAGTGGTTTGTGATGCTGTGACAGATAGCAACAATCTCAAATGGACTACCAATATTTTAGACCCATCTTGTCTAGTGATTGGCTTGTCCCTTTCTGGTCAAACAGACGAAATCATTGACAATCTCCGGATTGCTGCCCAAAAAGGAGTCCCCACTGCCCTCCTTACCTCCCAGACAGTCAAGATGGATCCTCCTATCGAACAAATTCCGGTTGCTTCCGTTCGGCACCTTAATTACGGCAACCGTATTTCCCCCCAAGTTCCGCTCCTCATCATGCTTGATATCCTCTATGCCTACTTTCATGCCATGGACAAGGACAAAAAAGAAACCATTTTCCAGCATACGATTGTTGAATAA
- a CDS encoding IS110 family transposase has protein sequence MRAVFGIDVSKVSSEVAILVNGEKVHGYTISNDALGFAWLLGDLRTVHKPEIIFEATGVYSRRLQTFLEDNGYAYTRLNPLEAKKQLDSLRVRKTDQIDAEKLAQSQFVLNRKPTYVQEEVYQNLRDLSRFYQNLTEDIVRAKNRLHKVLQVTFPELENILSTPSGEQYWNLVIAFPCKDFVLHLSKDELSESIRQSTSKRISDKRVAYLAEKLIALANQSYCAVKKTSPMLEEVRYYGKELLRLSEQRQTVLDQMVELAQPLPEYDILLSIPGIAETTATSIIGELGDIRRFQSANQINAFIGIDLRHYESGNFLAKEHITKRGNPYARKILFKCIHNIASASHTNPCHIADFYEKRKRQSQTTSTKPHTIASIHRLIRTMYYLITHNKLYDYTLTQNQ, from the coding sequence ATGCGTGCAGTTTTTGGGATTGATGTGAGTAAGGTAAGTTCAGAAGTGGCCATTCTAGTCAATGGTGAGAAAGTTCATGGCTATACCATATCCAATGACGCCTTAGGCTTTGCTTGGCTACTTGGCGATTTGAGAACCGTCCATAAGCCAGAAATCATCTTTGAAGCAACAGGTGTCTACTCTCGCCGTCTCCAAACTTTTCTAGAAGATAATGGCTATGCTTATACACGGCTTAATCCCTTAGAAGCTAAGAAGCAACTGGATAGCTTGCGTGTGCGGAAAACAGATCAAATTGACGCCGAAAAACTGGCTCAATCTCAATTTGTGCTGAATCGTAAACCCACTTATGTCCAAGAAGAAGTCTACCAAAACTTGCGGGATCTTAGCCGTTTCTATCAGAATCTGACCGAGGACATTGTTCGAGCTAAAAACCGTCTGCACAAGGTCTTACAAGTCACTTTTCCTGAATTGGAAAATATCTTATCAACACCATCTGGCGAACAATACTGGAACCTGGTCATAGCTTTTCCTTGCAAGGACTTCGTGCTTCATTTAAGCAAGGACGAACTCTCAGAGAGCATTCGTCAGTCCACCTCAAAACGGATTTCTGACAAGCGTGTGGCGTACTTAGCTGAGAAGCTGATAGCACTAGCTAATCAATCTTATTGTGCCGTCAAGAAAACCTCTCCAATGCTGGAAGAGGTGCGTTACTATGGAAAAGAATTGCTTCGGCTTTCTGAACAGAGACAAACTGTCCTAGACCAAATGGTGGAACTAGCTCAGCCATTACCTGAATATGACATTCTGCTCTCTATTCCTGGAATAGCTGAGACTACTGCAACAAGTATTATTGGTGAACTGGGAGATATTCGCCGTTTTCAGTCTGCCAATCAAATCAATGCCTTTATCGGTATTGACCTGAGACACTATGAATCTGGTAACTTCCTCGCTAAGGAACACATTACCAAGCGTGGCAATCCCTACGCTAGAAAGATTCTGTTCAAATGCATTCACAATATCGCTTCAGCCAGTCACACCAATCCTTGCCATATCGCCGACTTTTATGAGAAACGAAAAAGACAATCGCAAACGACTTCTACAAAGCCACACACGATTGCCTCCATACATCGTCTCATTCGGACAATGTATTACCTCATAACGCATAACAAACTTTACGATTACACTTTAACCCAAAATCAGTAA
- a CDS encoding alpha/beta fold hydrolase: MIDTMSLQEMQDYRGRHEVPEDFDQFWRAEKDKLEGLPVHQFVDKECGLDQVTCSSLWFEGTNGSKVFAKCLFPKSNQPVPVLFYFHGYQGQGPDWTELLKFVAAGFGVVAMDVRGQAGHSQDHGRFDGMTVKGQVIRGMLQGPDHLFYKDVYLDVYQLVEIIASLDFVDKKRLVSYGGSQGGALALVAAALNQRIGKTVAIYPFLSDFKRVLELGNTSEAYDELFRYFKFSDPFHQTEDAVLQTLSYIDVKNLAHLISCPVAMVTGLEDSVCPPSTQFAIYNRLAGPREMKIMPDYGHDAMHVKVNDYVFDYLLGTQFFTD; this comes from the coding sequence ATGATTGATACAATGTCTCTGCAGGAGATGCAGGACTATCGAGGTCGCCATGAGGTGCCAGAAGATTTTGATCAATTTTGGCGGGCTGAAAAAGATAAGCTAGAAGGCTTGCCTGTTCATCAATTTGTGGACAAGGAGTGTGGCCTGGATCAGGTAACTTGTTCTAGCTTATGGTTTGAAGGGACCAATGGTTCCAAGGTATTTGCTAAATGCCTCTTTCCCAAGTCTAATCAGCCTGTTCCCGTTCTCTTTTACTTCCATGGTTACCAAGGACAAGGTCCTGATTGGACAGAGTTACTCAAGTTTGTCGCAGCGGGATTTGGTGTTGTTGCCATGGATGTTCGAGGCCAGGCGGGGCATTCTCAAGACCACGGCCGCTTTGATGGGATGACTGTCAAAGGCCAGGTTATTCGTGGGATGTTGCAGGGTCCTGACCACCTCTTTTACAAAGATGTTTACTTGGATGTTTATCAACTGGTGGAAATTATTGCCAGCCTTGACTTTGTGGACAAGAAGCGTCTGGTTTCTTACGGAGGATCCCAAGGCGGAGCCTTGGCCTTGGTTGCGGCAGCTCTCAACCAACGGATTGGAAAAACAGTGGCTATCTACCCATTCCTTTCCGATTTTAAACGGGTGTTGGAACTAGGAAACACTAGCGAGGCCTATGATGAACTCTTCCGATATTTCAAGTTTTCTGATCCATTTCACCAGACAGAAGATGCGGTTTTACAGACCTTGTCTTATATCGATGTGAAAAACTTGGCGCATTTGATTTCCTGTCCTGTTGCTATGGTGACAGGCTTGGAGGACAGTGTCTGTCCACCTTCTACTCAATTTGCTATTTACAACCGACTTGCAGGTCCAAGAGAAATGAAAATCATGCCTGACTATGGTCATGATGCCATGCATGTGAAAGTCAATGACTATGTCTTTGATTACTTACTTGGAACGCAGTTTTTTACAGATTAG
- a CDS encoding ROK family protein → MKTYLAIDIGGTQIKYGRLDAAGQILESYKMDTEAHKGGPHILATVKNLVADFHAQSPLSGVAISSAGMVDPDKGEIFYSGPQIPNYAGTQFKSEIETSFELPCEIENDVNCAGLAEGISGAGLGSRISICLTIGTGIGGCLLVDGQIFHGFSNSACEVGYLHLSDGAFQDLASTTALVQEVARLHGQNPADWNGYKIFQEAKAGDAHCIAAIDRMVNYLGQGIANICYVANPEVVILGGGIMAQKDYLFEKIQAALKENLVSSLADKTRLAFAEHENAAGMLGAFYHFQQKQGLR, encoded by the coding sequence ATGAAAACCTATCTTGCTATTGATATCGGCGGAACCCAGATAAAATATGGCCGCCTAGATGCAGCAGGTCAGATTCTAGAAAGTTACAAGATGGATACGGAAGCTCACAAGGGCGGTCCGCATATCCTTGCAACAGTCAAGAATCTAGTAGCAGATTTTCATGCTCAATCTCCACTTTCAGGTGTAGCCATTTCCTCAGCAGGGATGGTCGATCCTGATAAGGGAGAGATTTTCTATTCAGGACCGCAGATTCCAAACTATGCTGGAACCCAATTCAAGTCTGAAATTGAAACAAGTTTCGAACTTCCTTGTGAGATTGAAAATGATGTTAACTGTGCAGGGTTGGCAGAAGGGATTTCAGGCGCTGGTCTAGGTAGTCGGATTTCCATTTGCTTGACCATTGGAACGGGCATTGGTGGCTGCTTGCTGGTGGACGGTCAAATCTTCCACGGCTTTAGTAATTCGGCTTGTGAGGTCGGCTATCTTCATCTTTCTGATGGTGCCTTCCAAGACCTGGCTTCAACGACGGCTCTTGTCCAAGAAGTGGCTCGCCTGCATGGTCAGAATCCGGCAGACTGGAACGGCTATAAGATTTTCCAAGAAGCCAAGGCTGGAGATGCCCACTGTATTGCGGCTATTGATCGCATGGTCAACTATCTCGGCCAAGGCATTGCCAACATCTGCTATGTAGCCAATCCAGAAGTGGTTATTCTTGGTGGTGGTATTATGGCGCAAAAGGATTATCTCTTTGAGAAAATCCAGGCAGCCCTTAAAGAAAACTTGGTTTCTAGCCTAGCAGACAAGACCAGACTTGCCTTTGCGGAGCATGAGAATGCAGCTGGCATGCTGGGTGCATTTTATCACTTCCAACAAAAACAAGGTCTGAGATAG
- a CDS encoding dihydrodipicolinate synthase family protein, translated as MKNLEKYHGIIPAFYACYDENGEISSERVRALTQYFIDKGVQGLYVNGSSGECIYQSVADRKQILESVMEVAKGKLTIINHVACNNLKDSVELARHSEELGVDAIAAIPPIYFRLPEYSIAAYWNGISAAAPNTDFIIYNIPQLAGVALTPSLYKEMLKNPRVVGVKNSSMPVQDIDTFVSLGGEDYVVFNGPDEQFLGGRLMGAKGGIGGTYGSMPELFLRLNQLIADKDLETARQLQATINTIIGKLVSGHGHMYAVIKEVIRINDGLDIGSVREPLTALTEADLSIAQEAAQLIRDAKERFGA; from the coding sequence ATGAAAAACTTAGAAAAATATCACGGAATCATCCCAGCGTTTTATGCTTGTTATGATGAAAATGGAGAAATCTCTTCGGAACGTGTTCGTGCTTTGACTCAGTATTTCATTGACAAGGGAGTTCAAGGGCTTTATGTCAATGGTTCGTCTGGTGAATGCATTTACCAAAGTGTGGCAGATCGCAAGCAAATTCTTGAATCGGTTATGGAGGTTGCCAAGGGCAAGTTGACCATCATTAACCATGTGGCCTGCAATAATTTGAAGGACAGTGTGGAACTAGCGCGCCATTCGGAAGAATTGGGTGTCGATGCTATTGCAGCTATTCCACCGATCTATTTCCGTTTGCCTGAGTACAGCATCGCAGCTTACTGGAACGGCATTAGTGCAGCTGCACCAAATACAGATTTCATCATCTACAACATTCCGCAACTGGCAGGTGTGGCTTTGACGCCTAGTCTGTACAAAGAAATGTTGAAAAATCCACGAGTGGTAGGGGTGAAGAATTCTTCTATGCCAGTTCAGGATATTGATACCTTTGTTAGTCTAGGCGGTGAAGATTATGTGGTCTTCAATGGTCCAGACGAGCAATTTCTCGGCGGTCGCCTCATGGGGGCTAAAGGAGGAATTGGTGGTACCTATGGCTCAATGCCAGAACTCTTCCTACGGCTCAATCAGTTGATCGCTGACAAGGACTTGGAAACAGCCCGTCAATTACAGGCAACCATTAATACTATCATTGGTAAATTGGTGTCTGGTCATGGTCATATGTATGCTGTCATCAAGGAAGTTATCCGTATCAATGATGGCTTGGACATTGGCTCTGTTCGGGAACCTCTAACTGCCTTAACAGAAGCAGACCTTTCCATCGCTCAAGAAGCAGCTCAGTTGATTCGGGATGCCAAGGAAAGATTTGGTGCCTAG
- a CDS encoding DUF624 domain-containing protein yields MHKQVQTAWKSLFDVEHPVWQLAEKVWTVLVLNLLFVLTALPIVTFGIAQFSLVASLNQLRLKGKIAAVQTFMSYAKTKWKQGLLLGGMDLALVFFSLGDFYLVRDMQAPVFEVFKVICVAVFVFSRLLFLYAYPLAVEMNRSLKEILVHAGLLVGVRLSLTLLVVLVQVVLVLLALWSGFSLLLVLSLLATIGYAGLLYLFLLALHKK; encoded by the coding sequence ATGCACAAACAGGTTCAAACAGCATGGAAATCTTTATTTGATGTGGAACATCCAGTCTGGCAGTTGGCTGAAAAGGTATGGACTGTTCTAGTCTTGAACCTGCTGTTTGTCCTGACGGCTCTTCCAATTGTTACCTTTGGGATTGCCCAATTCAGCCTAGTTGCCAGTCTCAATCAGTTGAGACTGAAGGGGAAGATTGCTGCTGTCCAGACATTTATGAGCTATGCCAAAACCAAGTGGAAACAAGGGTTATTGCTTGGTGGGATGGACCTGGCTTTGGTTTTCTTTAGTCTCGGTGATTTCTATCTGGTTCGGGACATGCAAGCACCAGTTTTCGAAGTCTTTAAAGTCATCTGTGTTGCAGTGTTTGTTTTCAGTCGCCTGCTCTTTCTCTATGCTTATCCTTTGGCTGTGGAAATGAATCGGTCTCTGAAAGAAATCTTGGTGCATGCTGGCTTGCTGGTTGGGGTCCGTCTATCCTTGACCCTGTTAGTTGTTCTGGTTCAAGTTGTTCTGGTCCTTCTGGCCTTGTGGTCTGGATTTAGTCTCTTGCTGGTCCTATCCTTGTTGGCCACCATTGGCTATGCTGGTTTACTATATCTCTTCTTACTTGCTTTGCATAAAAAATAG